A region from the Deltaproteobacteria bacterium genome encodes:
- a CDS encoding ACT domain-containing protein, translating to MQIEKGTDKLVKTIRLMIKDSPGYLGRVATAIGDMGGNIGNVKINRFGMEYNTRDFTVFVDDEAHLERVLEAIGKVEGVIISDVIDLVLELHRGGKIRMKSTVTIDGVSEIRKIYTPGVAKVCKMIQGDPDSAYDYTSIGNSVAIATNGSAILGLGNIGAVAGMPVMEGKAVLFDYLVGINGIPVLIKSDDPEEIIAVLAKTACTYGAIKLEDIKAPDCFRIEDRLTELLDIPVMHDDQHGTAVVVLAALFNASKYVGMMIKNDIVGVVGLGAAGMGISKLLLAYGVRKLLGTDLSEQAMEILKDKGGEPTGLEEIMRESDIVICTTGVGGLIKKEMIRKGQVILALSNPFPEIMPEDAKAAGASFAADGKGVNNALAFPGIFRGALNARARKINNRMKLAAAKTIAKFAEPGELVPGILNIEMHSEVSKAVERAAFESGIAKPKPDIISED from the coding sequence ATGCAGATCGAAAAGGGGACGGACAAGCTCGTCAAGACGATTCGACTGATGATAAAGGATTCGCCGGGCTATCTGGGACGTGTTGCTACCGCGATCGGGGACATGGGAGGCAACATCGGGAACGTGAAGATCAACCGGTTCGGCATGGAGTACAACACCCGGGACTTCACCGTGTTCGTCGATGACGAGGCCCACCTGGAGCGGGTCCTCGAGGCAATCGGGAAGGTCGAAGGCGTCATCATCTCCGACGTTATCGACCTCGTCCTCGAGCTTCACCGCGGGGGGAAAATCCGCATGAAATCGACCGTGACGATCGATGGCGTCAGTGAGATCAGAAAAATTTACACCCCCGGCGTGGCAAAGGTGTGCAAGATGATCCAGGGCGATCCCGATTCGGCATATGATTACACCTCAATCGGGAATTCCGTCGCCATAGCCACGAACGGGTCGGCCATACTGGGCCTGGGAAATATCGGGGCAGTTGCGGGAATGCCCGTCATGGAGGGGAAGGCGGTCCTTTTCGACTATCTCGTGGGGATAAACGGGATTCCCGTTCTCATCAAGTCCGATGACCCCGAGGAGATTATCGCCGTGCTGGCAAAAACCGCCTGTACCTATGGTGCCATCAAGCTCGAGGATATCAAGGCCCCTGACTGTTTCCGGATAGAGGACAGATTGACGGAGCTCCTCGATATCCCCGTCATGCACGACGACCAGCACGGGACGGCCGTGGTGGTCCTCGCGGCTCTTTTCAACGCGAGCAAATACGTGGGGATGATGATCAAGAACGATATCGTGGGCGTCGTCGGGCTCGGGGCGGCCGGGATGGGCATATCGAAGCTCCTTCTTGCTTACGGGGTGAGGAAGCTGCTCGGTACCGATCTGAGCGAGCAGGCGATGGAGATCTTGAAGGACAAGGGTGGGGAGCCGACAGGCCTCGAGGAGATCATGCGCGAATCAGATATCGTCATCTGCACCACCGGTGTCGGCGGCCTGATCAAGAAGGAGATGATCCGGAAGGGCCAGGTTATCCTCGCTCTTTCCAATCCCTTTCCGGAGATAATGCCGGAGGATGCGAAGGCAGCCGGGGCGTCTTTCGCCGCTGACGGGAAGGGGGTCAACAATGCCCTCGCCTTCCCCGGAATTTTTCGGGGGGCGCTGAATGCCCGGGCGAGGAAGATAAACAACAGGATGAAGCTTGCGGCGGCGAAGACGATCGCGAAATTTGCAGAGCCGGGGGAGCTCGTGCCCGGGATACTGAACATCGAGATGCATTCGGAAGTGTCGAAGGCCGTCGAGAGGGCAGCCTTTGAGTCGGGAATTGCAAAGCCGAAGCCGGACATCATCAGCGAGGATTGA